The Erigeron canadensis isolate Cc75 chromosome 4, C_canadensis_v1, whole genome shotgun sequence genome window below encodes:
- the LOC122594849 gene encoding AB hydrolase superfamily protein YfhM-like, which produces MDTIVHKYVEVNGLKLHVAEVGNESSPAVVFLHGFPEIWYTWRHQMIGVANAGYRAIAPDFRGYGLSDHGSEPENTSFADMLNDTIAILDSLNIYKVFVIGKDFGAFVAYAFALLHSERVLGVVTLGVPFIPPGPLVSHESLPEGFYISRWRDIGRAEADFSRFDAKTVVKNVYILFSKSEIPIADENQEIMDLVESDTPLPPWFTEDDLVAYGDSFEKSGFRTALKVPYRSLLDDRFEFNIEDPKVETQALLIMGEKDYLYKFPGVEDVINGDEMKKYVPNLEVTYVPEGSHFVQEQFPDKVNKIILTFIDR; this is translated from the exons atGGATACAATAGTGCACAAGTACGTAGAAGTAAACGGGCTCAAGCTTCACGTGGCCGAGGTCGGAAACGAGTCATCACCGGCTGTTGTTTTCTTGCACGGCTTCCCCGAGATATGGTACACTTGGCGCCACCAGATGATTGGCGTAGCCAATGCCGGTTATAGGGCCATTGCACCCGACTTCAGAGGTTATGGGCTATCTGATCATGGCAGTGAACCCGAGAATACTTCCTTCGCTGACATGCTTAATGACACAATTGCAATTCTTGATTCTCTCAATATTTACAAG GTGTTTGTAATTGGCAAAGATTTTGGGGCATTTGTAGCTTATGCATTTGCGCTTCTCCATAGCGAAAGGGTCTTAGGAGTCGTAACACTTGGGGTGCCATTTATTCCTCCTGGTCCGCTCGTAAGCCATGAAAGCCTTCCAGAGGGCTTCTACATCTCAAGATGGCGG GATATTGGAAGAGCTGAAGCTGATTTCAGCCGTTTTGATGCAAAAACAGTTGTGAAAAACGTCTACATTTTATTTTCCAAAAGTGAAATCCCGATTGCTGATGAAAACCAAGAGATAATGGATCTTGTGGAGTCAGATACGCCTCTGCCCCCGTGGTTCACTGAGGATGATCTAGTCGCATATGGTGATTCGTTTGAAAAATCTGGATTTCGCACTGCCCTTAAGGTTCCCTATAG GTCGTTACTAGACGACAGGTTTGAGTTTAACATAGAGGACCCGAAAGTTGAAACTCAAGCACTACTGATTATGGGTGAAAAGGACTATCTTTATAAATTTCCGGGGGTTGAAGATGTGATTAATGGAGATGAAATGAAGAAGTATGTACCTAATTTAGAGGTGACATATGTGCCTGAAGGATCACATTTTGTTCAAGAGCAATTCCCTGATAAAGTGAACAAGATAATCCTCACTTTCATTGACAGATAG
- the LOC122598129 gene encoding aspartic proteinase Asp1 — MKSRVITVLCFLLIWVVVSPSSASDDRRGKWWKWSSSGNSICSSVVLPLYGNVYPKGYYYAQINVGHPPRPYFLDPDTGSDLTWLQCDAPCVHCTQAPHPYYRPNNDLVPCKDPLCASLHSGDHRCDDPDQCDYEVEYADGGSSLGVLVNDIAFLNLTTGVRITPRLAIGCGYDQIPGPSYQPLDGVLGLGKGKTGIVSQLHSQGLIRNVVGHCFSSRGGGFLFFGDDIIDPARVVSIPMSRDYRKHYSPGYGEIIYGGKATGLKNLLVIFDSGSSYTYLSSRAYEGLLYLVTKELRGTPIQEALDDKTLPFCWKGRKPFRSMRDVKKYFKPLALSFSSGWRSKTQFEIPLEGYLLISSKGSVCLGVLNGTEVGLQNFNIIGDITMQDKMVIYDNEKQTIGWTPANCDRPPRSNTISI, encoded by the exons ATGAAGTCAAGGGTGATAACGGTATTGTGTTTTCTGTTAATTTGGGTGGTGGTATCTCCGTCGTCGGCTTCCGATGATCGTCGGGGAAAATGGTGGAAGTGGTCGTCTTCAGGGAATTCAATATGTTCATCTGTTGTACTTCCTTTATATGGCAACGTTTATCCTAAAgg GTATTATTATGCTCAGATAAACGTAGGACATCCTCCGAGGCCTTATTTTCTTGATCCTGATACAGGCAGTGACTTGACTTGGCTTCAATGTGATGCTCCCTGCGTACATTGCACTCAG GCCCCTCATCCTTATTACAGACCAAATAACgatctagtaccttgtaaagaTCCGCTTTGTGCATCACTGCACTCTGGAGATCATAGATGTGATGACCCGGATCAATGTGATTATGAGGTTGAGTATGCTGATGGTGGTTCATCTCTTGGTGTCTTGGTCAACGATATCGCCTTTCTCAATCTTACCACTGGAGTTCGAATCACTCCTCGTCTCGCCATTGG GTGTGGATATGATCAGATTCCTGGTCCATCTTATCAACCTCTTGATGGAGTTCTAGGTCTTGGGAAGGGCAAAACCGGCATTGTTTCACAGCTGCACAGTCAGGGTCTAATCCGAAATGTTGTTGGCCACTGTTTCAGCAGCCGTGGAGGCGGGTTTCTCTTCTTTGGAGACGACATCATTGATCCTGCACGTGTTGTATCTATCCCAATGTCACGTGACTACAG GAAGCATTACTCACCTGGGTATGGAGAAATCATTTACGGTGGAAAGGCAACTGGGCTGAAGAATCTGCTTGTAATATTTGACAGTGGAAGCTCATATACATACCTAAGTTCCCGAGCTTATGAAGGCTTACTTTATCTA GTAACAAAGGAATTGAGAGGGACACCTATACAAGAGGCATTGGACGATAAAACTCTGCCCTTTTGCTGGAAAGGAAGAAAACCGTTCAGAAGTATGAGGGATGTAAAGAAGTACTTCAAGCCTTTGGCATTGAGCTTTTCTAGTGGTTGGAGGTCTAAAACGCAGTTTGAAATTCCTCTTGAAGGATACCTTCTGATCTCA TCCAAAGGGAGTGTATGCTTGGGAGTTCTAAATGGCACCGAAGTTGGACTTCAGAATTTTAACATAATTGGAG ATATAACGATGCAAGATAAAATGGTGATATATGACAATGAAAAACAAACCATAGGATGGACTCCAGCAAACTGTGACCGTCCACCGAGGTCCAACACCATTAGCATTTGA